The following are encoded together in the Danaus plexippus chromosome 15, MEX_DaPlex, whole genome shotgun sequence genome:
- the LOC116766250 gene encoding heat shock protein beta-1, with protein MADSGLKRNIPIKLGDFSVIDTEFSSIRERFDAEMRKMEEEMSKFRSELMNRESNNFFKSSTSTTTSSQHSDSRQLAEPSHWDSLNSPLIQDEGDGKSLKLRFDVSQYTPEEIVVKTVDNKLLVHAKHEEKSETKSVYREYNREFLLPKGTNPEAIKSSLSRDGVLTVEAPLPQLAITDRNIPIQKH; from the exons ATGGCTGACAGTGGTCTCAAGAGAAATATTCCGATCAAGCTTGGAGATTTTTCAGTCATCGATACTGAATTCTCTAGCATCAGGGAGAGATTTGACGCCGAAATGAGAAAAATGGAAGAAGAAATGAGCAAATTCCGATCGGAACTCATGAATAGAGAAAGcaacaatttctttaaaagctCCACaag CACGACCACATCATCACAACACAGTGACAGCAGACAACTCGCCGAACCAAGCCATTGGGATAGCTTAAACTCACCTCTCATTCAGGACGAAGGGGATGGCAAATCTCTGAAACTGAGATTCGATGTCAGTCAATACACCCCCGAGGAAATCGTCGTTAAGACTGTTGACAACAAATTACTG gtCCACGCCAAGCACGAGGAGAAGTCGGAGACTAAGTCTGTTTACAGAGAGTATAATAGGGAATTCCTGTTGCCGAAGGGCACCAATCCCGAGGCCATTAAGTCATCTCTATCTCGCGATGGAGTACTTACGGTGGAGGCGCCGCTGCCTCAGCTCGCCATCACCGACAGGAACATCCCCATACAGAAGCACTGA
- the LOC116766493 gene encoding synaptobrevin-1-like yields MENPSGTSGPRVSDKRLAQTQAKVDEVVGIMRVNVEKVLERDQKLSELDNRADALQHGAAQFEQQAGKLKRKYWWQNLKMMLIIGGIGVVLLIIIIVWATSGSGSSNPAPPVVPPVTEAPSGR; encoded by the coding sequence atggaGAATCCCAGTGGAACTTCTGGTCCAAGAGTAAGCGACAAACGTTTAGCACAAACGCAGGCAAAAGTAGATGAGGTCGTTGGTATTATGCGTGTCAATGTAGAAAAAGTTTTAGAACGAGATCAAAAACTCTCCGAACTAGACAACAGAGCTGATGCATTGCAGCATGGTGCTGCTCAATTTGAACAGCAAGCTGGTAAGCTTAAAAGGAAATATTGGTGGCAGAACCTGAAAATGATGTTAATCATTGGCGGAATAGGAGTCGTTTTGcttatcattataattgtttggGCTACTTCTGGAAGTGGCAGTTCAAATCCTGCGCCCCCTGTCGTGCCACCCGTCACCGAAGCTCCATCTGGACGATAA
- the LOC116766187 gene encoding mediator of RNA polymerase II transcription subunit 7: MSSETAQVSSLPLPPLQYINFYTDDNVRRNRAPLPPRPIHDSYQMFGHTFNADDTIIRSLESQGFRRLYPMHFERRRELKKLNHSLLVNFLDLLDLLVHCPDSPKRAEKVEDLSLLFIHIHHLLNEFRPHQARETLRVMMELQKRQRVETAMRFQKHLDKVQDILQNALQSLPDQNEMESNFKVPTEILEDYNQSDSANNDPCYELDRIMCNIVDNMR, from the exons ATGTCTTCTGAAACAGCTCAAGTTAGCTCCTTGCCACTTCCACCTCTccagtatataaatttttacaccGACGATAATGTTCGAAGAAATAGGGCTCCCTTACCACCACGTCCTATCCATGATTCATATCAAATGTTTGGCCACACATTTAATGCTGACGATACAATAATCAGATCCTTGGAAAGTCAG ggTTTCCGTCGTCTCTACCCCATGCATTTTGAAAGAAGGAGGGaattgaaaaagttaaatCACTCTCTGCTGGTGAATTTCTTAGACCTCTTAGATTTACTAGTACATTGTCCCGATTCGCCAAAACGAGCTGAGAAAGTAGAAGACCTCAGTCTACTTTTTATTCACATTCATCACCTTCTAAATGAGTTCAGACCACATCAGGCTAGGGAAACTTTAAGAGTCATGATGGAATTGCAGAAACGTCAAAGAGTGGAAACTGCTATGAG ATTCCAGAAGCATTTAGATAAAGTTCAGGATATTCTGCAAAACGCTCTTCAAAGCTTACCAGATCAAAATGAAATGGAATCTAACTTCAAGGTGCCAACAGAGATTTTAGAAGATTACAATCAAAGTGATAGCGCCAATAACGACCCATGCTATGAATTGGATAGAATTATGTGTAACATTGTTGATAATATgagataa